TATCTATGTCTATCTTTCGCTCTCTcgatctccctttctctccctcattctccctctttctttctctctctccctttctccctctctctctttctctccccttccctccctcctgtctccttagCCCTTCATGCCGCTGGTCAACCTGCGCTGCTCTCCAGACgtacatcacttcctgtgtcaGGCCTTTATCCCAGCATGCACTGAGGACACCAAAGTCATCCGGCCATGTCGTGACCTGTGTGAGAAAGTGAGGTCAGACTGCAGGAAGGACATRGGCACCTTCGGCATCACCTGGCCTRRGGAGCTGCAGTGCGACAGGTAAATGTGACTGACTGAGTCGAACTCAATTCTCCAGGTCTCAGGCCAGGTTACTCATCACATGTGCGAGGTTCACTGAGCCACAACATCTGTTACATACATAGGCGTGTTGTACTGTYCCAAGTTMTATAGATGAAAAYGCACATGCCTGACWTTTTTCAGYTGACCAAATAGTAAYCGTTTATAAACTGCTTGCWAACAMCCAGTTGACRAGTTATTACATTTATCAGCACTACGTTTTGAAATGGTATTCATTTAGTTATGGTTTTGARTCTTRACCCRACWTTTRCTCCTCTAGATTGGAYMATTGCCTCTACTCTCCWGATGGCTCAGRCCTGCCACCAACCAGACTGACCACACCCAAGACCTCTCTGTCTGCCAAGAGGGACATGGGCTTCTGGTGCCCCCTTCAGCTGAAGACCCGACCCGGCCAGGGATCCACGTTCCTGGGTGCCGGGGACTGCGCTCCCCCTTGCGCCAACATGTACTTCAAGCCCCATGAGATCGAGTTCGCCAAGACCTTCATCGGGGTGTGCTCCATCGTCTGCCTTTGCGCCACGCTCTTCACCTTTCTCACCTTCCTCATCGATGTCAAACGCTTCCGCTACCCCGAACGGCCAATCATCTTCTACGCCGTGTGCTACAGCTTCGTGTCGCTCATCTACTTCATTGGCTTCCTGCTGGGGAACAACGCATCCTGCAACAAggtctgtgtatgtctgtgtctgaaATGACAACCAATCCCctgtattgtgcactacttttgaccagttcccccagagccctatggaccctggtctaaagtattgtaatacagtgcattcggaaagtattcagaccccttgactttttccacattttgttacattagccttattctaaaattgttgtaatagttttttccctcatcaatctacacacagtatcccataatgacgaataattttttttgcaaatgtattaaaaaatataaatatcacatttacataagtattcagaccctttactcagtactttgttgaagcaccttttgcagcgattacagccttgaatcttctagggtatgacgctacaagcttggcacatctatatctggggagtttctcccatttgttttctgcagatcctctcaagctctgtcaggttggatggggagtgttgctgcacagctattttcaggtctttccagagatgttcaatcgggttcaagtccggactctggctaggccactcacagacattcagagacttgtcccgaagccactcctgcattgtcttgactgtgtgcttagggtcattgtcctcttggaaggtgaacctttgccccgttggaaggtgaacctttgccccagtctgaggtcctgagcgctctggagcagattttcatcaaggatctctctgtactttgttccgttcatcttttcctcgatcctgactagtttcacagtccctaccactgaaaaacatcatgcttcaccgtagagatggtgccaggtttcctccagacatgatgcttggcattcaggtcaaagaggtcaatcttggtttcatccgaccagagaatcttgtttgtcatggtctgagagtcctttaggaccCTTCtggcaaattccaagtgggctgtcatgtgccttttactgaggagtggcatccgtctggccactctaccataaaggcctgattggtggagtgctgcagagatggttgtccttctggaaggttcttccatctccacagaggaactctaaagctctgtcagagtgaccatcgggttcttggtccactctctgaccaaggcccttctcccccgattgctcagtttggccgggcggccagctctaggaagagtcttggtggttccaaatttcttccatttaagaatgatggagggaccACAGTGGtgcttgggaccttcaatgctgcgtaAATGTTTTGTACCTTCCCCCAGATCtgatgcctcgacacaatcctccgttcggagctctatggacaattctttgacctcatggcggTTGTGTTTTTCTGACATGGCCACCGGTCAACTGTCGGGACCTTATCTATGGACAGTTCTTGCTTTTTGAAATGGcttcaatcaattgaaattttaCCCACAGGTGACTCCAAGTCAAGTTGTGTCGAACATCTCAAGGCAGGAATCATGGAAACCAGGATCTGCACTGAGCtcaaatttcgagtctcatagcaaagggctgaatatttatgtaaaaacgtatttctgtttttcaaatttttaataaatgtgcaaaaaaatgtcaacctgttttctcttgtcattattgggtattgtgtgtagattgatgaggaaaaacatgaatttaatacattttagaataaggctgtaatgtaattttttttgaaaggtgaaggggtctgaaactttccgaatgcactgtatgtaaggaAAGAGGGTGCCCATTTGGGATACAGTCCCATTGTCTGGTGTGTATGTCCTGTGATGATATCTGAAGTCATGTAAGCTATTATATTGTGAAGATTTTATATGTACTGCCAGGTATACCTCTTCTTTTCCTAGAAACTGTCTCTATGGGACATAAAAGTTGTCATTCATTCGttaatctatattattcattcattcatcccagGCGGTGCACCCGGCTGCCATGGACACGGTGGTGCTGGGCTCCCAGAGTAAAGGCTGTACGGTACTCTTCATGCTACTCTACTTCTTCTCCCTGGCCCGGCATCGTCTGGTGGGTATCCTCACCATCACCTGGTTCCTGGCCGCCGGGCCCAAGTGGAGCTGCGAGGCCATCGAGAGAAGAAGGCGGGTTTTCCACTCTGCGCTTGGGGGATCCCCGGAGCACTAACTGTCATGCTACTGGCTCTCAACAAGGTGGAGGGAGATAACATCAGCGGGGTGTGCTTCGTGGGGCTCTATGATTCTGGACGAACGCTGCGGTACTTTGTGCTGGCGCCACTGTGTATCGGGGTTGTGGTGGGGCTGTCTCTGCTCCTGGCTGGGATCGTGTCGCTCAACAACGTGCGTCAGGTGATCCAGCATGATGAGAGGAACCAGGAGAAGCTGAAGAAGTTTATGATCCGTATTGGGGTGTTCAGTGGTCTGTACCTGGTGCCCCTGGTCACTCTGCAGGGGTGTTATATATATGAACAGAGCCAGCGctccacctgggaaaacaccTGGATCAATGACCGTTGCCAGGAGTACAGCATTCCCTGCTCACACAAGGTAACACACGCTCAGCACTAGAACATTTTCATAATAATTTGATATCTCTATGAAGATATGCCACTGCAAAATTCATCTCAAATTAATAGTTGTTAAAAATCATTGCTGTTCTTATGCCTTCGTTCAGCCACAGTAAAATGTATGAATATATTTGGCAGACGTTTAAATGGAAATGGTctcattaagcaataaggcacgatgGGGTGTGGTACAACATCTGTGGAgtatgaccctacctcacacaggaagtggcgcaggtcctaatcccagcacttgtcctctcccgtctggactactgcaactcgctgctgGCTGGGTTTcccacttgtgccatcaaacccctgcaacttatccagaacgctgcagcccacctggttttcaaactttcccaagttctcccatgtcaccccactcctcagcacactccactggcttccagtcgaagcttgcatccactacaagaccatggtgcttgcctacggaacaCTGCCTCTCCTTACCTATGCTCAAGCCCTACACCTCAACCtgagcactctgttctgccacctctggtctcttggccagCTCCCgttcagcccagtccaagctcttctttgttctggcaccccaatggtggaaccagcttccttCCCCCTGACAGCAGAGTCCATTCCCATCTTCCGaaagcacctgaaaccctacctcttcatagaggatcttaaataatccccctccCAAAAaagataataataaaatattccTGAAACAACACAATTGCTCTTGACCCACCCACCATCTTTCCAGCTttactgatagctactttattgagaaaAGGTGTacttactgtgatatgtggttgttccacctagctatctaaagatgaatgtaagtctctctggataagagcatctgctaaatggttcaaatgtaaatgtacactaccggtccaaagttttagaacacctactcattcaagggtttttcttcatttttactattttctacattgtagaataatagtgaagacatcaaaactatgaaataacatgttaggaatcatgtagtaaccaaaaaagtgttaaacaaatcaaaatatattttatatttgagattcttcatatagccatcctttgctttgatgacagctttgcacactcttggcattctctcaaccagcttcacctggaatgcttttccaacagtcttgaaggagttcccacagttagctgcttttccttaactctgcggtccgactcatcccaaaccatctcaatttggttgaggtcgggggattgtggaggccaggttatctgatgcagcactccatcactctccttcttggtaaaatagcccatacacagcctggaagtgtttttgggtcattgtccggttgaaaaacaaatgatagtcccactaagccaaaaccagatgggatggcatatcgctgcagaatgctgtggtagccatgctggttaagtgtgccttgaattctaaataaatcactgacagtgtcaccagcaaagcacccccacaccataacaccttctCCTCGCTTTACAGtggggaaatacacatgcagagatcatccgtttacccacaccgcatctcacaaggatatggcggttggaaccaaaaatctccaatttggactccagaccaaaggacaaatttccattcagggctcaaaccacccggtttataacaCTGTAATGTTGTGTTTCAGACTACAGAGTCTGGTCGTCCAGACCTGTCCCTATTCCTGATTAAATACCTGATGACCCTGGTGGTTGGGATCTCAGCTGTGTTCTGGGTCAGCAGCAAGAAGACCTGCTCAGAATGGGCCTTCTTCTTCAACAGGACCAGGAAGAAAGAGTAAGGACACTTCACTAATGCCTGTCTCTCAACTGCtgaaacaaatcatattttttacatggattgtatcccaaatggcaccctaaggcaaaagtagtgcattatataaggaatagggtgccatttgggaagcaacttGGGTTTTTACAGTATGCAACATTCCCAGATTGCAGATAGATATAATTCTACTGTGTTCTAATTCTATTTCTCTACCCAGCCCCATTAGTGAGAGCCGCAGAGTTCTCCAGGAGTCCTGTGAGTTCTTCCTCAAACACAACAGCCGTGTCCAGCACAAGAAGAACCACTACAACCCCGGCTCCCACAAACTCAAGGTCATCTCCAAGTCCATGGGCACCAGCACCGGTGCCTCAGCCACAGGCAACCACGGCACCTCAGCAGTGGMCAACCATGAGGRCARCCGGGGRCAGGCTTCTTTCTCTGAGGCCAGGGGCTCATCTGAGGCCTCTGCcagggagcagctggagagaggcaYCTCCACCCGTGGCTCCAGGCTGGGGGAGAGGGASAGGGAGAYGCAGCCCAGTGGACAGGCCCTGTCTGGYgggagagagggggcagagagacgTAGTAAGAAGGGCAGCTCCAGCAAGGTTAGCAGCCGCTCAGAGAGCTTCCACAGAGTCCCAGAGGGAAGGTAAAGACAGATACTTTCACCCTTTTGCCCAAGTACTTTCTGACCTARACATACGTACTTCAAAAGYTTTTGTCCGCTCCAKTGTTWACAYGMTMMTTTTTTACAAACTTGTCTTGTAGGATGACTCCCCGGAGTGAACTATCAGAGACGAGACAGGTGCCCAGTGGACAGCACCTGGCTTTAAGCCACTCCCACAGCGGCAGTGCGAAAGGCTCCGTCCCTCACCTGGTTCGCCAGTTACCAGAGAAGAAAAAGGACAAGGACAGCAGCTTCTGAGCCCAACCAGCAGGCTCCTATGATACTTAACACCAACAGAGATGGGCAACTCTGGTCCTCAGGAGCTGGActgagtgtctgctggtttttgttctTCCTTTCAAATGAGCAACTGATTTAGCCTGTCATACCATACCAGATGTGTACACTCTCAGAACAATCAGTGATATTAGTGGATGGATTTAAGtaccagagggagaagagaaaaccAGCAGGAAGTCAAGAAAATCCAGAGGACAGGAGTTTTCCTtcacaccacagagacaggaaggagGAGACTAGGTGGGCCACCAGGGTCCTAGAGAGCTCCCTTCAGTGACCGACCCAACAGGTGTAGCTACTGTACATCAGTCAGCTTGACTGGATCACTGGCCACATCAAGGTGAATGAGGTTAGAGAATCATGCAGCNNNNNNNNNNNNNNNNNNNNNNNNNNNNNNNNNNNNNNNNNNNNNNNNNNNNNNNNNNNNNNNNNNNNNNNNNNNNNNNNNNNNNNNNNNNNNNNNNNNNNNNNNNNNNNNNNNNNNNNNNNNNNNNNNNNNNNNNNNNNNNNNNNNNNNNNNNNNNNNNNNNNNNNNNNNNNNNNNNNNNNNNNNNNNNNNNNNNNNNNNNNNNNNNNNNNNNNNNNNNNNNNNNNNNNNNNNNNNNNNNNNNNNNNNNNNNNNNNNNNNNNNNNNNNNNNNNNNNNNNNNNNNNNNNNNNNNNNNNNNNNNNNNNNNNNNNNNNNNNNNNNNNNNNNNNNNNNNNNNNNNNNNNNNNNNNNNNNNNNNNNNNNNNNNNNNNNNNNNNNNNNNNNNNNNNNNNNNNNNNNNNNNNNNNNNNNNNNNNNNNNNNNNNNNNNNNNNNNNNNNNNNNNNNNNNNNNNNNNNNNNNNNNNNNNNNNNNNNNNNNNNNNNNNNNNNNNNNNNNNNNNNNNNNNNNNNNNNNNNNNNNNNNNNNNNNNNNNNNNNNNNNNNNNNNNNNNNNNNNNNNNNNNNNNNNNNNNNNNNNNNNNNNNNNNNNNNNNNNNNNNNNNNNNNNNNNNNNNNNNNNNNNNNNNNNNNNNNNNNNNNNNNNNNNNNNNNNNNNNNNNNNNNNNNNNNNNNNNNNNNNNNNNNNNNNNNNNNNNNNNNNNNNNNNNNNNNNNNNNNNNNNNNNNNNNNNNNNNNNNNNNNNNNNNNNNNNNNNNNNNNNNNNNNNNNNNNNNNNNNNNNNNNNNNNNNNNNNNNNNNNNNNNNNNNNNNNNNNNNNNNNNNNNNNNNNNNNNNNNNNNNNNNNNNNNNNNNNNNNNNNNNNNNNNNNNNNNNNNNNNNNNNNNNNNNNNNNNNNNNNNNNNNNNNNNNNNNNNNNNNNNNNNNNNNNNNNNNNNNNNNNNNNNNNNNNNNNNNNNNNNNNNNNNNNNNNNNNNNNNNNNNNNNNNNNNNNNNNNNNNNNNNNNNNNNNNNNNNNNNNNNNNNNNNNNNNNNNNNNNNNNNNNNNNNNNNNNNNNNNNNNNNNNNNNNNNNNNNNNNNNNNNNNNNNNNNNNNNNNNNNNNNNNNNNNNNNNNNNNNNNNNNNNNNNNNNNNNNNNNNNNNNNNNNNNNNNNNNNNNNNNNNNNNNNNNNNNNNNNNNNNNNNNNNNNNNNNNNNNNNNNNNNNNNNNNNNNNNNNNNNNNNNNNNNNNNNNNNNNNNNNNNNNNNNNNNNNNNNNNNNNNNNNNNNNNNNNNNNNNNNNNNNNNNNNNNNNNNNNNNNNNNNNNNNNNNNNNNNNNNNNNNNNNNNNNNNNNNNNNNNNNNNNNNNNNNNNNNNNNNNNNNNNNNNNNNNNNNNNNNNNNNNNNNNNNNNNNNNNNNNNNNNNNNNNNNNNNNNNNNNNNNNNNNNNNNNNNNNNNNNNNNNNNNNNNNNNNNNNNNNNNNNNNNNNNNNNNNNNNNNNNNNNNNNNNNNNNNNNNNNNNNNNNNNNNNNNNNNNNNNNNNNNNNNNNNNNNNNNNNNNNNNNNNNNNNNNNNNNNNNNNNNNNNNNNNNNNNNNNNNNNNNNNNNNNNNNNNNNNNNNNNNNNNNNNNNNNNNNNNNNNNNNNNNNNNNNNNNNNNNNNNNNNNNNNNNNNNNNNNNNNNNNNNNNNNNNNNNNNNNNNNNNNNNNNNNNNNNNNNNNNNNNNNNNNNNNNNNNNNNNNNNNNNNNNNNNNNNNNNNNNNNNNNNNNNNNNNNNNNNNNNNNNNNNNNNNNNNNNNNNNNNNNNNNNNNNNNNNNNNNNNNNNNNNNNNNNNNNNNNNNNNNNNNNNNNNNNNNNNNNNNNNNNNNNNNNNNNNNNNNNNNNNNNNNNNNNNNNNNNNNNNNNNNNNNNNNNNNNNNNNNNNNNNNNNNNNNNNNNNNNNNNNNNNNNNNNNNNNNNNNNNNNNNNNNNNNNNNNNNNNNNNNNNNNNNNNNNNNNNNNNNNNNNNNNNNNNNNNNNNNNNNNNNNNNNNNNNNNNNNNNNNNNNNNNNNNNNNNNNNNNNNNNNNNNNNNNNNNNNNNNNNNNNNNNNNNNNNNNNNNNNNNNNNNNNNNNNNNNNNNNNNNNNNNNNNNNNNNNNNNNNNNNNNNNNNNNNNNNNNNNNNNNNNNNNNNNNNNNNNNNNNNNNNNNNNNNNNNNNNNNNNNNNNNNNNNNNNNNNNNNNNNNNNNNNNNNNNNNNNNNNNNNNNNNNNNNNNNNNNNNNNNNNNNNNNNNNNNNNNNNNNNNNNNNNNNNNNNNNNNNNNNNNNNNNNNNNNNNNNNNNNNNNNNNNNNNNNNNNNNNNNNNNNNNNNNNNNNNNNNNNNNNNNNNNNNNNNNNNNNNNNNNNNNNNNNNNNNNNNNNNNNNNNNNNNNNNNNNNNNNNNNNNNNNNNNNNNNNNNNNNNNNNNNNNNNNNNNNNNNNNNNNNNNNNNNNNNNNNNNNNNNNNNNNNNNNNNNNNNNNNNNNNNNNNNNNNNNNNNNNNNNNNNNNNNNNNNNNNNNNNNNNNNNNNNNNNNNNNNNNNNNNNNNNNNNNNNNNNNNNNNNNNNNNNNNNNNNNNNNNNNNNNNNNNNNNNNNNNNNNNNNNNNNNNNNNNNNNNNNNNNNNNNNNNNNNNNNNNNNNNNNNNNNNNNNNNNNNNNNNNNNNNNNNNNNNNNNNNNNNNNNNNNNNNNNNNNNNNNNNNNNNNNNNNNNNNNNNNNNNNNNNNNNNNNNNNNNNNNNNNNNNNNNNNNNNNNNNNNNNNNNNNNNNNNNNNNNNNNNNNNNNNNNNNNNNNNNNNNNNNNNNNNNNNNNNNNNNNNNNNNNNNNNNNNNNNNNNNNNNNNNNNNNNNNNNNNNNNNNNNNNNNNNNNNNNNNNNNNNNNNNNNNNNNNNNNNNNNNNNNNNNNNNNNNNNNNNNNNNNNNNNNNNNNNNNNNNNNNNNNNNNNNNNNNNNNNNNNNNNNNNNNNNNNNNNNNNNNNNNNNNNNNNNNNNNNNNNNNNNNNNNNNNNNNNNNNNNNNNNNNNNNNNNNNNNNNNNNNNNNNNNNNNNNNNNNNNNNNNNNNNNNNNNNNNNNNNNNNNNNNNNNNNNNNNNNNNNNNNNNNNNNNNNNNNNNNNNNNNNNNNNNNNNNNNNNNNNNNNNNNNNNNNNNNNNNNNNNNNNNNNNNNNNNNNNNNNNNNNNNNNNNNNNNNNNNNNNNNNNNNNNNNNNNNNNNNNNNNNNNNNNNNNNNNNNNNNNNNNNNNNNNNNNNNNNNNNNNNNNNNNNNNNNNNNNNNNNNNNNNNNNNNNNNNNNNNNNNNNNNNNNNNNNNNNNNNNNNNNNNNNNNNNNNNNNNNNNNNNNNNNNNNNNNNNNNNNNNNNNNNNNNNNNNNNNNNNNNNNNNNNNNNNNNNNNNNNNNNNNNNNNNNNNNNNCCTTCAGACCAACGGTTGCATTTCCCTGCTGTAAAACAGTCACTTAACATATTGTTTATTTACTTATGAAAGCTGTACTTTTCTGAGGGTAGATTGTATTGTAAAGTGTGTAGAATATACACGCCAATTTTTatgtaaactttttatttttctatcACTGGAAAACTTTAGGGTTTCTTTTTTACCAACTGAGTTTAAGTGCTTGAAAATCTGAAATCGTTTCACCAAACAATCAGAACTTCACGTATCTAGCTGTGGTGGCTTCAAATCTTATTTTAATTCTTTGTATTCAAATGGTTAATGTCATGTGATGTAGACAATTCATCATAAACAGATGAGTAGCAAGCATAGCAGTTCTGTAGTTAAAGTATTGCAGTAGACAGGAGGTTCTTACTTACCAATACTTTTTACATTCCTTTTGCATTACAGTGTTCTTTCAAAGTATATCTATAAATAGTTACATAAGCATTTTTCAATTTATCCTTTGTCCAGCTCGTTTGAAAAGTTTGGATCTGTGTAAAACCTAATTGAGTCCAAACTTAATGTATGGTGTGTTGGGGATTTCTCAATGTTAGTCCATAGTTGCAATAACAGTCACTTTCTCTGTTATCACAGCAGTAGTATGTTTGTCTGTGTAAAGTATAAACACTGTATATTATACAGTGGGCTACTGCAGTTTGTTCAGCACGTTTCAGAAACAGAGGTTCCTTTCATGGCTTTTGAATTCTCTCCAGAAACAAATCAAACACAAATAAACATCACAGACATTCATTCCCTCAACGGTGGTCTTATAATGATATTGGATCcagtcctgtatggctcagttgatagagcacgGCACTTGCAATGCTAGGATTGTGGGTTGGAGTCCCTGGACCACCTATATGTAACAATgtatggataaaagtgtctgctaaatggcatatattaataAAGGATAATAACCACATTCAAATATATGTATAGTCACAGAGGCATTTACATATTGTCACTTATAGGCTACTGTATTATGTATCTCAAATCCCATACATGTGCTCAAGTGCATTAATAGGATAATACTTGGTTTATCTTAAAGTCACAATCTGTTATTTCAACATTATGACCCTGGTACTTTGTTTGGTAGGCTGAGGGACCCAGATACTTCACTCCCCCAGTCAGAGCAGACCCCCAGGTGGCTCCACCATAGCCATTGAATGGCAAAAATAGTCCTGGGTCCAGTTTTCCAATAGCGATGGAATGTAGGCTTGCGAGTGTTTTAAAGATACATCTTTCCTACAAAGGCCGAAGATGTATCAGGCGTTTCCCTAAACACCATACAGAGAGAATCGTCGCTAAGTGTATCGTTGGAGCACGTGTTGATACTGTTAGGATCGAAAGAAAGCAAGTGCTGCTTTCGCTgttctcggatcagctttctccatcgAAATCTTTCCTTAACgttataattatttcacaataccgACGACGGAACAGCTCCTACACCTAGATAGATATTACCACTTATGGCTGGAAATATTGaggggtattattctaatgataAATTTGCACTAAATCGCTGATTTGGCAGATCATTGTgcacatgttaggctacacatcataacAT
This region of Salvelinus sp. IW2-2015 linkage group LG6.1, ASM291031v2, whole genome shotgun sequence genomic DNA includes:
- the LOC111964909 gene encoding LOW QUALITY PROTEIN: frizzled-6 (The sequence of the model RefSeq protein was modified relative to this genomic sequence to represent the inferred CDS: inserted 1 base in 1 codon); this translates as MIPRLVWVCLALIGARSCHAHSLFTCEPIKVHRCLGMLYNMTFFPNMMEHYDQDIAASRMEPFMPLVNLRCSPDVHHFLCQAFIPACTEDTKVIRPCRDLCEKVRSDCRKDXGTFGITWPXELQCDRLDXCLYSPDGSXLPPTRLTTPKTSLSAKRDMGFWCPLQLKTRPGQGSTFLGAGDCAPPCANMYFKPHEIEFAKTFIGVCSIVCLCATLFTFLTFLIDVKRFRYPERPIIFYAVCYSFVSLIYFIGFLLGNNASCNKAVHPAAMDTVVLGSQSKGCTVLFMLLYFFSLARHRLVGILTITWFLAAGPKWSCEAIERRRRVFHSAXWGIPGALTVMLLALNKVEGDNISGVCFVGLYDSGRTLRYFVLAPLCIGVVVGLSLLLAGIVSLNNVRQVIQHDERNQEKLKKFMIRIGVFSGLYLVPLVTLQGCYIYEQSQRSTWENTWINDRCQEYSIPCSHKTTESGRPDLSLFLIKYLMTLVVGISAVFWVSSKKTCSEWAFFFNRTRKKDPISESRRVLQESCEFFLKHNSRVQHKKNHYNPGSHKLKVISKSMGTSTGASATGNHGTSAVXNHEXXRGQASFSEARGSSEASAREQLERGXSTRGSRLGERXREXQPSGQALSGGREGAERRSKKGSSSKVSSRSESFHRVPEGRMTPRSELSETRQVPSGQHLALSHSHSGSAKGSVPHLVRQLPEKKKDKDSSF